A window of Burkholderiales bacterium genomic DNA:
GTTGAGGGTGCCGTAGATGGTCACGTTGTCGGCGGCCGTGGCGGCCAAGGGGGCGGCCAGGGCGCCGGCGACGGCCAGCGCGATCAACTTCTTGTTCATGGGGTTTTCTCCTCTGAAGAATCGCTGCTCTAAATAAGGATGGTTCGCGAACGTTCCTTATTTCCTCGACTTCCCTCCCTGAGGTCGAGAAGTCGAGGGTATTGTGGCAAGGGGGCGGCCCGGAAAACAAGAAAAAACCGCCTCGACGCCCCCTCGGGACCCCCCATTTGTTGCGCGGACGCAACACCTCCCGGCGGCTGCCGGGGAGCCCGTCCGCCCAAGGACTTAGGAAAAAATGTTGCAGCGGGGCCTCAACCGGTTTAACAAATCCGCCGGCAAAAACGCAACAGGGGCGGCGGGAAGGGTTAGAAAATACGATATATCAAAGGCTTATGCCTATGCGGCGCGCCCAGGCGCATCCGACGGGCATCGTAGGGTGCGTTGAGCTACGCGAAACGCACCGCCCCCGTAGCCCCCGTAGGGTGCGTTGAGCCACGCGAAACGCACCGGGCGGCAGGACCCGAAACGCCGGAGCGGTTGCGCCCATGGCGCACCCGGGCGGGGGCTCGAGCGGCGGCAAGCCCCGAAGCGCCCCAAGCGGTGCGCTAAAGCGCACCCTACAACCCCGACGGGCATCGTAGCCCCCGTAGGGTGCGTTGAGCGAAGCGAAACCCACCGGTCCCGTCGCTTGGTCAACAGGCAAACGCCCGCTCGAGGGATCGCCGCACCGCCCTCCGGTCGACCTGGGCCAGGGCGCCCAGCTTGCGGACGACAAAGCGATGGTCCAGCGTGAACAGCTTCATGCGCACCACGGAGGGCGCGGGCAAGCCGGCGCGGGCGAGATCGGCAAGGCGCACATCCAGCGGCCAGGGGGGGTTCTTTGCGCTCGTGATCATGGCCATGACGCTGTGCCCCACCGGATCGTTGAAGGCCTCCCGGTCGGACAGCACAAGGGCCGGGCGCCGCTTTTGCCGGGCCGAATCGGTGAACGGGAAGGGCACCGCCACTACGTCGAACCTTTCATAGGCCACGATAGGCCTCCTCGTCGTTTTCCGACGCCCATTCGCTCAACGTCCCGACGACGGCTTTGGCGTATTCCACGTCGAGGGGTGACACCCGACGCAGGACGACCTTTTGGCCTTCCACCTCGAAGGCCACCCTGTCCCCTTTCTCGATGCCCAGCCGCTTGCGCACCTCGGCAGGGATGGTTGCCTGGTATTTGCTCGTGACTTTCGACGCCAGCATGATGACCGCCTCCATGCGTATTACAGTATTACTGTATGGCGGCACGAGCGGGGCGTCAAGGGACCCGGGCGGGCGGGAAGCGTCGTAGGGGGCGTTGAGCCACGCGAAACGCACCGGGCGGCAGGACCCGAAACGCCGGAGCGGTTGCGCCCATGGCGCACCCGGGCGGGGGCTCGAGCGGCGGCAAGCCCCGAAGCGCCCCAAGCGGTGCGCTAAAGCGCACCCTACAACCTGGAGAAAGGCTGCGGCGAGGTGCGACCGACCAGGCTACCCCATCCCCTCCCTAACCCGTCCACGGCCCGGCCTGCAGGCCGGACCGGCTCCGCGGGCGAGAGAGCTGTGCTCTGCGAAACCCCCGCTCCGCCCCCTTGAAGGGGAGGGAACCCATCCCCTCCCCGACCCTCCCCTTGAAGGGGAGGGAACCCATCCCCTCCCTAACCCTCCCCTTGAAGGGGAGGGGACCCTACCCCAGCCCGTCCACGGTCTGGCATGCCCCTGTCATCCTGCCCTTTCAAGGGGGAGGCCGGGAGGGGGATGGGTGGGCGCGGGCAATTTTTGAGACAGGTGCTCAGAGGGTATACGGCACCAGGACGAAGTCCCACCGGCCGGGAGGGAAGTCCTTCACGTTCCGCGTCGCCAGGCGCAGCCCGTGGTGCTGGGCGATGGCCACTTGAAAAGCGTCGGGCAGCTTCCAGCGGTGCCGGCGGCGTAACTCGGCGGCCCGGTCCGCGACGGGCTGCATCGATGGCCAGGGTGGGAAAACCGTCGAGCAGGCGCTTCGCCAGGGCGGCCGCTCGGGTCCCGAAACCGGCCAGCACTTCGGCCCGGGTGATGACCGAGATGGCCGCGCTGCCTCCCGCTTTGGGCCAGGTAGCGGGTGGCGGCATCGATCCCGTTGAAGTGATCGATCAGAATCACCGAGTCCAAGAGGACCGTCACCGGCGCCGGTCCCATTCCCGCCGCAGACGGCGCTGATAAACGAGGCCATCATCGCCTTTCCACATCCCCCGGGTCTTCTCCAGGAGCCGTTCCATGCGGGGCGCGGACTCGCACCGCTCGCGCAACTGGCGAACGGCTTGCCGGACGATTTCGGTCATGGGAACACCTTCTTGCCGGGCTTTCCGGTCCAACCAGGCCTTGTCTTCCGGATCGAGACTCACAACCGTTCGGATCATTCTTTCACCGCGATATCGACTTTTAAGAAATGATATCGTCAATTCGCCGGGAGGCCAATGCAGACAGCGGCGGCCCGGCGGAATTCGAAACGCGCCCCGATCGTCCCGTCCGCGCCGGGCCCGGCAGGCCCGCCGGGTATAATCCGCCCATGGAATGGGACGTGGCGGTGGTGGGCGGCGGGTTCGTGGGGCGGGCCCTCGCCCGGGCGCTTCGGGGCAGCGGGCTCGCGGTGGCGTTGATCGACGCGGAGGCCCGGGCACGAACCGCAGGGGGCGTCGAGGGAGGCGAGACGCGCCGGAACGACACCGGAGAGCGGTGCGCTGAAGCGCACCCGACAAGCCTGATCGACGCGGCAGCGCCGGGGCGAACCGTCGAAGGCCTCGAGGGGCGCGAGACGGTCCGAAATGGCGCCCCCGCGCCCCCCGGGGTCCTTCCCGGCTGGGATCCCCGCGTCTACGCCGTGAGCCCGGGGAGCCGGGCGTTCCTCGCCGAGCTGGAGGCGTGGGCCCGGCTCGATCCCGCCCGCGTCGCGACCGTGGAGCGCATGGAGGTCTACGGCGACGACGCCCGCTCCCGGATCGTGTTCAGCGCCTACGAGCTGGGGCGGCCGGCGCTGGCCTATATCGTGGAGCACCGGGCGCTCCAGGCGGCCCTCGAGTCCGCCCTGGCGGGGCAGGCGAATCTCGCGTGGCGGCGGACGCCCCCGCCCGCGGGCCTGGCCTGGGGCCCCGAGGGCATTGCCCTCTCCCTGGAAGGGGGCGAGACCCTGGAGGCCCGGCTGGTGGTGGGGGCGGACGGGGCCAACTCCTGGGTGCGGCGCCAGGCGGGGATCGAGGCGACGGAGAAGCCCTACGGCCAGCAGGCGGTGGTGGCCCATTTCCGCTGCGAGCGCCCCCATCACGGCACCGCCTTCCAGTGGTTCCGGGAGGACGGGGTGCTGGCGCTGCTGCCCCTGCCGGGGGAGTGCGTCTCCCTGGTCTGGTCCACCTGGGACGCGCACGCGGCGGCGCTCCTCAACCTGGACGATTCCGCACTGGCCGCCCAAGTGGAGGAGGCCTCCCGGGGCGTGGTGGGGGCGCTCGCCGTGATCTCGCCGCCGGCGGCCTTTCCCCTGCGGCTGGTGAAGGTGCAGCGGCTCGCGGCGCCCCGGGTGGCCCTGGTGGGGGACGCCGCCCACGCGATCCATCCCCTGGCCGGGCAGGGGGTCAACCTGGGCTTCCAGGACGCGCGGGTACTGGCAGAGGTCCTCAGGAACCGGGGGCCGGTGACCGACTGCGGCGACTACTTCCTGCTGCGCCGCTACGAGCGGGCCCGCCGGGAGGAGGTGGCCCTGATGCAGCTCGCCACCGACGGGCTCGCGCGCCTCTTCAGCGCCCGGGCCTGGGGCGTCGGGTGGCTGCGCAACACGGGGCTGCGGCTGGTGGACGCCCTCACGCCCGTGAAAGCGCGCCTGGCGCAACAGGCGCTGGGCGAGGCGGTCGAATGAGGATAATGTAGGGTGCGTTGAGCCGCGCGAAACGCACCGGCGGACCGGCAAAGTACCGCCGGATGCGGTGCGCTGAAGCGCACCCTACAGGAGGGCTCGACATACCAGAGCGGTGCGCCCAGGCGCACCCTACCGCAACGACGAAAGGGATCGTGCCGTGCTGAAATCCGTCTTGACCGCCGGGATGGCGGCCGTACTCGCGGTGCTGCCCTCCGCCTTCGCCCGCGCCGACGCCGAGGCGGCGAAGAAGGCGCTGGAGGCGCGCTTGCAGGGGGAGCGCATCGAAAGCGTGAAACCCACGCCATTTCCCGGCCTCTACGAGGTGATCGTGGCGAGCCCCCGGGGCAGCCTGGTGATGTACACCGACGAAAAGGCCCAGTTCCTGTTCGCCGGCGGGGCGCTTCTGGACGTGCGCACCTCCCCCTACAAGGACCTTACCCGGGAGACGGTGAGCCGGCTCAACGCCGCCCTGATCAACGGGTCGCTCAAGCTCGCGGTGAAGCGGGTGAAGGGCAACGGCCAGCGCACCCTCATCACCTTCGAGGACCCCAATTGCCCTTACTGCAAGGCGCTGCAGAAGGAACTGGTGCAGCTTACCGACGTCACCATCTACACCTTCCTGTGGCCGTTCCTCTCCGAGAGTTCCCTCACCAAGTCCCAGGCCGTCTGGTGCGCCAAGGACCGGGGCAAGGCGTTCGAGGATCTGATGCTGCGGGACCAGGTGCCTCCCGCCGACAAGGCGGGCTGCGAGTACCGGGCGGAGCCCGTGCACGACATGGCCCGGCGCCTGGGCCTGCAGGGCACCCCCGCCATCTTCCTCGCCGACGGCACCGAGTACACGGGCCCCCGCACCGCGCAAGCGCTGGATCAAGCCCTCAAGGAGGCGAAGACCGCGGGCGGAGGGGGGCGATGAGGCAAAGCCGCCCGCCCCGTCCCGCCGCCCCGCCGGCCCCGCCCGGCTCTTCCGCCTGAGGCCGCGCCATGTGGGTGGTGCTGCTGGAGACCGCCCTCGCCCTCGGGCTGGTCGTCTTCATCGTGTGGTGGACGATGCCGCGCAAGGGGCGGCGCGACGAGGGACCGGACCGGGAGGGGTAGAAACCCGCGCCCGCCCTCAATGGAGCATGCGGGGCGCGCTCAGGGTGAACTCGGGGATGGGCGCTTCGAAGGTCACCCCGTCCTCGGCCCGCATGTGGTAGCGGCCGGTCATGGTGCCCACGGGGGTGGCGATGGCGGTGCCGCTCGTGTATTCGAAGCTCTCCCCGGGGCGCAGCACCGGTTGCTCGCCCACCACCCCCAGGCCCCGCACTTCCTGCACCCGGTTGTCCGCGTCGGTGATGATCCAGTGGCGGCTCATGAGCTGGGCGGCGACCGTGCCGGTGTTGGTGAGGGTGATGGTGTAGGCAAACACGTAGCGGCTTTCCGCCTCGTCCGACTGGTCGGGCAGGTAGGTGGTGCGCGCCTTCACGTCGATCCGGTAAATTTTGCGTTCGCTCATAGGGTACCCTCGCCGAGGCCAGGCTTGCATTGCACACCAAAGGCGCGGCGGGCACAAGCGCCGCAGCATAACGGCGGCTTTTCCCGGCAATCAGCGCCCGTTATGCAGCCGGGGAGGCAATCCCGCTAAAATCCGAGCTTTATCGCCTGCGGAGGGTCCATGCCCACGTACCGGATCGCCCCCAGCATCCTTTCGGCCAACTTCGCGCGCCTGGGCGAGGAGGTGACCTCGGTCATCGCCGCCGGAGCCGACCTGATCCACTTCGATGTGATGGACAACCATTACGTGCCCAACCTCACCATCGGGCCGCTGGTGTGCGAGGCGATCCGGCCCTCACCGAAGCGCCCATCGACGTGCACCTGATGGTGAAGCCCGTGGACCGGATCGTGCCGGACTTCGCCAAGGCGGGCGCCAACATCATCTCCTTCCACCCCGAGGCCTCGGAGCACGTGGACCGCACCATCGGCCTGATCCACGACTGCGGCTGCAAGGCGGGGCTGGTGTTCAACCCGGCGACACCGCTCCATTACCTGGACTGGACCCTGGGGAAGCTGGACCTGGTGCTCATCATGTCGGTCAACCCGGGCTTCGGCGGGCAGAAGTTCATCCCCACGGCCCTCGAGAAGCTTCGGGAGGTGCGCCGGCGGATCGACGCGAGCGGGCGCGACATCTGGCTGGAGGTGGACGGGGGCGTGAAGGTGGACAACATCGCGGAGATCGCCCGGGCCGGGGCGGACACCTTCGTCGCCGGCTCCGCGATCTACGGGACCAAGGACTACAAGGCGACCATCGCAGCGATGCGGGCGGAGCTGGAAAAAGCCTGAGGCCGAAACACGTGAATTCCCGCTTCCCCATCCCCGTGGGCGCGGTCGTTCTGGATCTCGACGGGACCCTGCTCGACACCGTCGATGACCTGGCGGTGGCGGCAAACGCCATGCTCCAGGAGCTGGGTTTCGAACCGTTGCCGGAGCCCGTCATTCGCACCCACATCGGCAAGGGCCTCCAGAACCTGGTCACCCGTTGCCTGGCGGAGGTGACCGGCGCTGAGCCGACTGCGGCGCAGGTCGAGCGGGCATTGGCTGTCTTCGAGCCCCATTACCGGGCGAACCTGTGCGTGCGCACCCGTCCCTACCCCGGCGTAGTGGAGGGGCTCGAAGCGCTGCGCCAAGCGGGTTTCCCGCTCGGCTGCGTGACCAACAAGGCGGAACGCTTCACCGCTGCCGCTGCTCCGCAAGCGGGCCTTGCCCGTATTTCGACCTGGTGCTGCGGGGCGACACCCTGCCGCGCAAGAAGCCGGACCCGATGCCCCTCCTCTACGCGGCACGGCACTTCGGCGTCGCCCCGGGCGAGCTCCTGCTGGTGGGCGACTCCCCCAACGACACCCGGGCGGCCCGGGCGGCCGGCTGCCCGGTGGTGTGCGTGCCCTACGGCTACAACGAGGGGACCGAGGTGCAGGACCTCGATTGCGATGCTATAGTAGCGGGCGTGGACGAGGTGCCCCGGCTGGTGCGCAAGGCCCGCCCCGCCGCCGGGCGCCCCCAGTAGGAATTTTTCCGCCAAGTTCAGCCGTGAGCTCCAAGAGGATTGAAATCGAACGGTTCGCGCTCCGCCGCTGGCGCCCCTGGCGCCCGTGACGCGTATCCAGGCGCTTCGCCCTGCCGTTTCCGGTTTCAAACCCTTTTGTGGAGACTTCCGTGACTGAACAGGAATTCGACAATCTGGCCGCGCGCGGCTACAACCGCGTGCCCGTGGTCCTCGAGACCCTGGCCGATCTGGACACGCCCCTCTCCCTCTATCTCAAGCTCGCCGGCGAGCCCTACTCCTACTTGCTGGAGTCGGTGATCGGGGGCGAGCGCTTCGGCCGCTATTCCATCATCGGGCTGCCCGCCGAGCTGCGCATCGAGGTGAAGGGCCACCGCGTCGGCCTGGTCCGGCGGGGGCTTGCCGTGGAAGAGCACGAAACCCCCGATCCCCTGGGCTTTCTCCAAGCGTATCTTGCCCGCTTCCGCGCCGCGCCGCTGGCGGCGGCCCCCGCTTCTGCGGCGGGCTCGTGGGCTACTTCGGCTACGACACGGTGCGCTACATCGAGCCGCGGCTAGCCCGCACCGACAAGCCGGACGCCCTCGGCACGCCGGACATCCTGCTGCTCCTCTCCGAGGAGCTGGCGGTGATCGACAACCTGCTGGGCAAGCTCTACCTGGTGGTGTACGCCGATCCCCGGGAGCCGGGCGCCTACGCCCGGGCGCGCCGGCGCCTCGCCGAGCTGCTCGCGCGCCTGCGCCAGCCGGTGGCGATCCCAGCGAGCGACCCCTGCCCCTCCGGACCCACGGCTTGCGAGTTCGCGCGAGGATGCCTTCATCGAGGCGGTAGAGCGGGCCAAGCGCTACATCTTCGCGGGCGACATCATGCAGGTGGTGCTCTCCCAGCGCATGCGCCAGCCCGTTCCAGCCTCGCCCCCTCGCCCTGTACCGGGCGCTCAGCGGATGAATCCCTCGCCCTACATGTTCTACTTCGACTCGACACTTCCACGTGGTGGGGGCCTCGCCCGGAGATCCTGGTCCGGCTGGAGGGCGAGCCGGTGACGGTGCGGCCCATCGCCGGCACCCGCCCCCGGGGACGACGCCGGACGAGGACGCCCGCTCGCGGCGGAGCTGCTCGCCGACCCCAAGGAGCGCGCCGAGCACGTGATGCTCATGGACCTGGGCCGCAACGACGTGGGCGGGTGGCCGCTACGGGACGCGTGCGGGTCACCGAGAACATGGTGATCGAGCGCTACTCCCACGTCATGCACATCGTGTCCAACGTCGGAGGGCGGCTGCGCCCGGCGCTCGGGGCGCTGGACGTGCTCGAGGCCACCTTCCCGCCGGGCACGGTCACCGGCGCCCCAAGGTGCGCGCCA
This region includes:
- a CDS encoding hypothetical protein (possible pseudo, frameshifted), yielding MIDNLLGKLYLVVYADPREPGAYARARRRLAELLARLRQPVAIPASDPCPSGPTACEFARGCLHRGGRAGQALHLRGRHHAGGALPAHAPARSSLAPSPCTGRSADESLALHVLLRLDTSTWWGPRPEILVRLEGEPVTVRPIAGTRPRGRRRTRTPARGGAARRPQGARRARDAHGPGPQRRGRVAATGRVRVTENMVIERYSHVMHIVSNVGGRLRPALGALDVLEATFPPGTVTGAPRCAPWRSSTSWSPSGAASTPAPWATWASTATWISPSPSGRRW
- a CDS encoding thiol:disulfide interchange protein DsbC, with the protein product MLKSVLTAGMAAVLAVLPSAFARADAEAAKKALEARLQGERIESVKPTPFPGLYEVIVASPRGSLVMYTDEKAQFLFAGGALLDVRTSPYKDLTRETVSRLNAALINGSLKLAVKRVKGNGQRTLITFEDPNCPYCKALQKELVQLTDVTIYTFLWPFLSESSLTKSQAVWCAKDRGKAFEDLMLRDQVPPADKAGCEYRAEPVHDMARRLGLQGTPAIFLADGTEYTGPRTAQALDQALKEAKTAGGGGR
- a CDS encoding hypothetical protein (possible pseudo, frameshifted), whose amino-acid sequence is MPTYRIAPSILSANFARLGEEVTSVIAAGADLIHFDVMDNHYVPNLTIGPLVCEAIRPSPKRPSTCT
- a CDS encoding hypothetical protein (possible pseudo, frameshifted) gives rise to the protein MRGDPALTEAPIDVHLMVKPVDRIVPDFAKAGANIISFHPEASEHVDRTIGLIHDCGCKAGLVFNPATPLHYLDWTLGKLDLVLIMSVNPGFGGQKFIPTALEKLREVRRRIDASGRDIWLEVDGGVKVDNIAEIARAGADTFVAGSAIYGTKDYKATIAAMRAELEKA
- a CDS encoding hypothetical protein (possible pseudo, frameshifted), translated to MTEQEFDNLAARGYNRVPVVLETLADLDTPLSLYLKLAGEPYSYLLESVIGGERFGRYSIIGLPAELRIEVKGHRVGLVRRGLAVEEHETPDPLGFLQAYLARFRAAPLAAAPASAAGSWATSATTRCATSSRG
- the apaG gene encoding protein ApaG, whose amino-acid sequence is MSERKIYRIDVKARTTYLPDQSDEAESRYVFAYTITLTNTGTVAAQLMSRHWIITDADNRVQEVRGLGVVGEQPVLRPGESFEYTSGTAIATPVGTMTGRYHMRAEDGVTFEAPIPEFTLSAPRMLH
- a CDS encoding hypothetical protein (possible pseudo, frameshifted); this translates as MLRGDTLPRKKPDPMPLLYAARHFGVAPGELLLVGDSPNDTRAARAAGCPVVCVPYGYNEGTEVQDLDCDAIVAGVDEVPRLVRKARPAAGRPQ